In the Alkaliphilus oremlandii OhILAs genome, one interval contains:
- a CDS encoding NAD(P)H-dependent flavin oxidoreductase translates to MNLKGVDQMKLPALRFGDLVASVPIIQGAMGVGVSLSKLAAAVANEGGIGIISGVQIGYREEDFERNNGEANIRALKKEIQKARALSPKGILGVNLLTAINNYKEMVMAAVEEKIDLIVSGAGLPKDLPEFIKGSKTKIAPIVSSGKAATLITKLWDRRFSYIPDLIIVEGPDAGGHLGFSLEELNAEDKPSLKERVKEVIEAMKPFEEKYGRNIPVIAAGGIFSGKDIAEYIALGASGVQMGTRFVATEECDAHVNFKQAYVDSKEADIQIVKSPVGMPGRAIRNNLMERVEVDRVPVTKCYNCLQPCNPKETPYCISTALIKAVKGQMDEGLIFAGSNAYKVEKITTVKELIQELIAEAEIAMG, encoded by the coding sequence ATGAACTTAAAAGGAGTCGATCAGATGAAATTACCTGCTTTAAGGTTTGGAGACTTGGTAGCTTCTGTTCCCATCATTCAAGGTGCAATGGGTGTCGGTGTATCCCTTTCAAAATTAGCTGCTGCTGTAGCAAATGAAGGTGGTATCGGGATAATATCTGGGGTGCAAATTGGATATAGAGAAGAAGATTTTGAAAGAAACAATGGAGAGGCCAATATAAGAGCATTAAAAAAAGAAATACAGAAGGCAAGGGCGCTCAGTCCCAAGGGTATACTAGGCGTGAACCTATTGACCGCTATCAATAACTATAAAGAAATGGTAATGGCAGCTGTTGAAGAAAAAATAGATTTAATTGTTTCTGGTGCTGGTCTTCCGAAGGATCTACCAGAATTCATTAAAGGGTCTAAAACTAAAATAGCACCCATTGTTTCTTCTGGAAAGGCGGCAACCTTAATTACAAAGCTTTGGGATCGAAGATTCTCCTATATACCGGATCTTATTATTGTAGAAGGACCGGATGCAGGCGGCCATTTAGGCTTTTCCTTGGAAGAATTAAATGCTGAAGACAAGCCAAGCTTAAAAGAAAGAGTCAAGGAAGTTATAGAAGCCATGAAGCCTTTCGAAGAAAAGTACGGTCGAAATATACCGGTTATAGCAGCAGGGGGCATATTCAGTGGAAAAGATATTGCTGAATATATAGCATTGGGTGCTTCCGGTGTGCAGATGGGAACTCGATTTGTAGCTACTGAGGAATGCGATGCTCATGTTAATTTTAAACAGGCCTATGTGGATTCAAAAGAGGCAGATATACAAATTGTAAAAAGTCCTGTCGGTATGCCTGGAAGAGCCATTCGAAATAATCTAATGGAAAGAGTGGAAGTCGACAGAGTGCCAGTGACAAAATGCTACAATTGCCTACAGCCTTGTAATCCCAAAGAAACGCCCTACTGTATATCCACTGCTTTAATAAAAGCTGTAAAGGGTCAGATGGATGAAGGATTAATATTTGCAGGAAGTAATGCCTATAAAGTAGAGAAGATTACCACTGTAAAGGAATTAATTCAGGAATTGATCGCAGAAGCTGAAATTGCTATGGGTTAG
- the ltaE gene encoding low-specificity L-threonine aldolase — MKYIDLRSDTVTMPTDKMRAEMFKAVVGDDVYGDDPTVLELEEYAAKLVGKEAALFVPSGTFGNQLALLTHCKRGDEVILGDDCHIVAHEVGAASVIAGVQLRTLQSDRGILNPEEIQSKIREEDLHYPETGLICVENAHSNGRVIPLENMRAIYKIGQQNKIPVHLDGARVFNAATYLNVDVKEVTENCDSVMFCLSKGLCAPVGSILAGTKQFIDKARKGRKLMGGGLRQAGILGAAGLVALKEMTQRLDKDHKNAILLGEKLSTIPGIEVNFEDIHINMVYFNIRVPHKNVENLEEILYSKGIKINPPENGLLRFVTHYWITEEDISYIVDTLKEVLSN, encoded by the coding sequence ATGAAGTACATCGATTTAAGAAGTGATACTGTAACGATGCCAACGGATAAAATGAGAGCGGAAATGTTTAAAGCCGTTGTTGGCGATGATGTATACGGCGATGATCCAACGGTTTTGGAGCTGGAAGAATATGCAGCAAAATTAGTGGGAAAAGAAGCTGCTTTATTTGTACCCAGTGGCACCTTTGGGAATCAACTGGCATTGCTTACTCATTGCAAAAGGGGCGATGAAGTTATTCTAGGGGATGACTGTCATATCGTTGCACACGAGGTAGGAGCAGCCTCTGTGATTGCAGGTGTTCAACTACGAACCCTTCAAAGTGATCGAGGTATTTTAAATCCCGAGGAGATCCAAAGTAAAATTAGAGAAGAAGATCTTCATTATCCAGAAACGGGTTTAATCTGTGTTGAAAATGCGCATTCCAACGGAAGAGTTATTCCTCTTGAGAATATGAGGGCAATCTATAAAATTGGGCAACAAAACAAGATTCCTGTCCATTTAGACGGCGCTAGAGTATTCAATGCGGCCACTTATTTGAATGTGGATGTGAAGGAAGTGACTGAAAACTGTGATTCTGTCATGTTCTGTCTGTCTAAGGGACTATGTGCACCAGTAGGATCTATATTAGCAGGAACGAAGCAGTTTATAGATAAGGCGAGAAAAGGAAGAAAGCTAATGGGGGGCGGTTTAAGGCAAGCTGGAATTTTAGGTGCAGCAGGTCTCGTAGCGCTGAAAGAAATGACCCAAAGGCTGGATAAAGATCATAAAAACGCTATTTTACTAGGTGAGAAACTAAGTACCATCCCTGGAATTGAAGTTAATTTTGAAGATATCCACATCAATATGGTTTATTTTAACATCCGTGTACCGCATAAGAATGTGGAAAATCTTGAAGAAATATTATATAGTAAGGGAATAAAGATAAATCCACCAGAGAATGGTCTGTTACGTTTTGTAACCCATTACTGGATAACGGAAGAGGATATATCTTATATTGTAGATACTTTAAAGGAAGTATTGTCCAATTAA
- a CDS encoding rubrerythrin family protein codes for MSSMTISNLKSAFGGESMAHMRYLAWGEFAAKEGFPNVGNLFIATAYAEQIHAHNHFRELKNEVGDADVTAGAGFGLTTTSENLQGAINGEKHEVDQMYPAFIAVAEMQGNKGALRSFNYAVEAEKTHITLFSAAKDAVDKGVDYDQNTVHVCTVCGHTLAGDLTDPCPVCKVGVNMFKTFVTEK; via the coding sequence ATGAGTTCAATGACAATATCAAACTTAAAATCTGCCTTTGGTGGAGAAAGTATGGCACATATGCGTTATCTTGCATGGGGTGAGTTTGCAGCAAAAGAAGGATTCCCAAATGTAGGCAATCTATTTATTGCAACCGCATATGCTGAACAAATTCATGCACACAACCATTTTAGAGAGCTGAAAAATGAAGTGGGCGATGCGGATGTTACTGCAGGCGCTGGATTTGGATTAACAACCACATCTGAAAACCTTCAGGGTGCCATCAATGGTGAAAAACATGAAGTAGATCAAATGTACCCAGCTTTTATTGCAGTTGCAGAAATGCAAGGAAACAAAGGTGCATTACGTTCATTTAACTACGCTGTAGAAGCTGAAAAAACCCATATTACATTATTCTCTGCTGCTAAAGATGCTGTAGATAAAGGTGTAGATTACGATCAAAATACAGTGCATGTTTGCACAGTCTGTGGACACACATTGGCTGGAGATTTAACAGATCCCTGTCCAGTATGTAAAGTTGGCGTCAACATGTTTAAAACATTCGTAACAGAAAAATAG
- a CDS encoding FecCD family ABC transporter permease, whose protein sequence is MESKIALKDRRAFKIAFIAALGVFVIGSFFIGNSKGTIEIDIQRILEVMMQDDGSTERMVIWNIRLPRMILAGLVGINLALSGAILQGVMRNPLADPSIIGISSGAGLFGIAILVAFPQYQQFVIIAAFFGAMLAAFIIYALAWRSGIQTVRIVLAGVAVSALFGAGISGTLVLYSDRVQGALTFMNGSLSARSWPEVQTILPYTIGGTILALIFAQKLNILLLGDEIARGIGLNVEATRLGFTALAAILAASAVSVVGLLGFVGLIVPHTIRMIVGSNYKYMLPASALFGAGLVMLSDTFARTIFSPSEIPVGIVMAVLGVPFFLYLLRK, encoded by the coding sequence ATGGAAAGTAAAATTGCTCTGAAAGATCGTAGGGCGTTTAAAATTGCTTTCATAGCAGCTTTAGGTGTATTTGTCATAGGAAGCTTCTTTATCGGGAATTCCAAAGGAACTATTGAAATTGATATTCAACGGATTCTAGAAGTGATGATGCAGGATGATGGTAGCACTGAAAGAATGGTCATATGGAATATCCGATTGCCAAGGATGATATTAGCGGGACTGGTGGGGATTAATCTAGCACTTTCCGGTGCCATTCTACAGGGAGTTATGAGAAACCCTTTAGCAGATCCAAGTATCATCGGCATTAGCAGTGGTGCAGGGCTTTTCGGAATTGCCATCTTGGTTGCTTTTCCGCAGTACCAGCAATTTGTAATTATTGCTGCGTTTTTCGGTGCCATGCTAGCCGCTTTCATTATTTATGCTCTTGCATGGCGGAGTGGTATTCAAACTGTACGAATCGTTTTGGCAGGGGTGGCGGTATCTGCCTTGTTCGGCGCAGGGATTTCGGGGACCTTAGTTTTATATAGTGATAGAGTTCAAGGAGCATTGACCTTTATGAATGGCAGCCTGTCTGCCAGAAGCTGGCCAGAGGTACAAACCATATTGCCCTATACCATCGGCGGCACCATTTTAGCACTGATCTTTGCACAAAAACTCAACATATTACTTTTAGGAGACGAAATTGCAAGGGGTATCGGCTTAAATGTGGAGGCTACCAGACTTGGTTTTACAGCATTAGCAGCAATTCTTGCTGCCAGTGCCGTAAGTGTAGTTGGTTTATTGGGCTTTGTAGGGCTCATCGTACCCCATACCATCCGAATGATTGTAGGCAGTAATTATAAATATATGCTTCCTGCCTCTGCACTTTTTGGTGCAGGATTGGTAATGCTCAGCGATACCTTTGCGCGGACCATATTCAGCCCCTCTGAGATCCCCGTTGGAATTGTCATGGCAGTACTGGGCGTTCCCTTCTTCTTGTATCTTTTAAGAAAGTAA
- a CDS encoding phosphatidylserine decarboxylase, producing the protein MKLYYIDRKTGERKEEIVAGDRYLKWMYGTASGNSILELIAKKKIFSSVYGRLQDTSSSKRKISRFIKELQIDMDEAERRNPEEYKNFNDFFARTLRKESRPITKDPEVLISPADGRVFAYEHIDMNKVVQVKGSTYRLMDLFQNNELAREYDGGVCMVIRLCPADYHRFHFPDGGVVNYTKKIEGNYYSVNPIALKKIAQIYCQNKREISLFQSNNFGQMVLMEVGATCVGSIVQTYKEGQSVEKGEEKGYFKFGGSTVILFLKKGAVKIDRDLIENTEKHIETKVHMGEGIGRI; encoded by the coding sequence ATGAAGTTGTACTATATTGACAGAAAAACAGGGGAAAGAAAAGAAGAAATCGTTGCTGGAGATCGATATCTAAAGTGGATGTATGGTACAGCCTCAGGGAATTCAATTTTAGAGTTGATCGCAAAAAAGAAAATATTTTCATCGGTTTATGGAAGACTGCAAGACACATCCTCTAGTAAGAGAAAAATCTCAAGATTCATTAAAGAGCTGCAGATTGATATGGATGAAGCAGAGCGACGGAATCCGGAAGAATACAAAAATTTTAACGATTTTTTTGCACGTACGCTGAGAAAAGAAAGTAGACCCATTACAAAAGATCCAGAGGTTCTAATTTCTCCAGCAGATGGCAGGGTTTTTGCGTATGAGCATATTGACATGAATAAAGTGGTTCAGGTAAAAGGGTCCACCTATCGGCTGATGGATTTGTTTCAAAACAATGAGCTGGCGAGAGAGTATGATGGCGGTGTATGTATGGTGATTCGACTATGTCCAGCAGATTACCATAGATTTCATTTTCCTGATGGTGGTGTAGTTAACTACACAAAAAAAATTGAAGGAAATTATTATTCTGTGAATCCCATTGCACTAAAAAAAATAGCACAGATATATTGTCAAAATAAAAGAGAGATTTCATTATTCCAGTCCAACAACTTTGGGCAGATGGTATTGATGGAAGTAGGGGCTACCTGTGTTGGGTCCATCGTTCAAACCTATAAGGAAGGTCAAAGTGTGGAAAAGGGAGAAGAAAAGGGATATTTTAAGTTTGGGGGCTCCACTGTCATTTTATTTTTAAAGAAGGGTGCAGTGAAAATAGATCGGGATCTTATAGAGAATACAGAAAAACATATAGAAACTAAAGTCCATATGGGGGAAGGAATTGGGCGAATATAA
- the aroD gene encoding type I 3-dehydroquinate dehydratase, translating into MKKVVKVKDITIGEGMPKICIPILGETLEEIKEEAELLSTFDFDIVEWRADFFQFVEDMDCIKLAMEIIEENLGDKPMIFTLRSLKEGGKREVCEALYFEINRRVLETKNLDILDIELFHDKDEIESLINLAHKNGAKVIISNHDFQQTPSKDEILSRMNRAAQLGADIVKIAVMANDTEDVITVLDATRILKEDYLKIPLIAIAMGKKGMITRFAGEIFGSDITFATAKKTSAPGQLSVEDVKNIVQFIHKHTI; encoded by the coding sequence ATGAAAAAGGTAGTAAAAGTAAAAGACATTACCATAGGGGAAGGGATGCCGAAGATTTGTATTCCCATCCTAGGAGAAACCTTGGAAGAAATTAAGGAAGAAGCTGAACTTTTAAGCACTTTTGATTTTGATATTGTAGAGTGGCGAGCAGACTTCTTTCAATTCGTTGAAGACATGGACTGTATAAAATTGGCCATGGAGATCATCGAGGAAAATTTAGGAGATAAACCAATGATATTTACGCTTCGCAGCCTGAAAGAAGGCGGAAAGCGAGAAGTCTGTGAGGCACTTTATTTTGAAATAAATCGAAGAGTTCTTGAAACAAAGAACCTTGATATTTTAGACATTGAGCTATTCCATGATAAGGATGAAATCGAATCCTTAATTAATTTAGCTCATAAGAATGGTGCTAAGGTGATAATTTCAAACCACGACTTTCAACAAACACCATCAAAAGACGAAATTTTATCGAGGATGAATAGAGCAGCTCAGCTGGGTGCCGACATTGTTAAAATAGCAGTGATGGCAAATGATACAGAAGATGTAATTACGGTTTTAGATGCAACTCGTATCCTGAAGGAAGACTATCTGAAAATACCTTTAATCGCCATTGCCATGGGAAAGAAGGGGATGATTACCAGGTTCGCAGGTGAGATATTTGGTTCTGATATAACCTTTGCAACGGCTAAGAAAACTTCGGCGCCGGGACAGTTGTCAGTGGAAGATGTCAAAAATATTGTGCAGTTCATACATAAGCATACCATATAG
- the asnS gene encoding asparagine--tRNA ligase — translation MKSILVKDIYRNTEKYAGQEIVIEGWIRTLRASKAFGFIEVNDGSFFKNIQVVFEEGLENFAEVSKLSISTAIIVKGKLEITPDAKQPFEIKATSIEVEGESDSDYPLQKKRHTFEFLREIAHLRPRSNTFSAVFRVRSLAAFAIHQFFQERGFVYTHTPIITGSDAEGAGEMFRITTLDPKNPGLNEAGEVDFTKDFFGKETSLTVSGQLQGEAYALAFRNIYTFGPTFRAENSHTARHASEFWMIEPEIAFADLQDNMELAEEMLKYIINYVMENAPEEMEFFNSFVDKGLLDRLNNVATSDFGRVTYTEAIEILQKSGETFEYPVAWGTDLQTEHERYLTEKVFKKPVFVTDYPKDIKAFYMKLNEDGKTVAAMDLLVPGIGEIIGGSQREDNLALLEERMDAMGLDKEEYWWYLELRKYGSARHAGYGLGFERAIMYLTGMSNIRDVISFPRTPKSAEF, via the coding sequence ATGAAATCTATACTAGTGAAAGACATTTATAGAAACACAGAGAAGTATGCAGGCCAAGAAATTGTAATTGAAGGCTGGATTAGAACTTTAAGGGCATCCAAAGCATTCGGTTTCATTGAAGTCAACGACGGGAGCTTCTTCAAGAATATTCAAGTTGTATTTGAGGAAGGACTAGAAAATTTTGCGGAAGTATCCAAACTTTCTATCAGTACAGCGATTATAGTCAAAGGAAAATTGGAGATCACACCGGATGCGAAGCAACCTTTTGAGATTAAGGCAACCAGCATCGAAGTCGAGGGAGAATCTGATAGTGATTATCCACTGCAAAAGAAAAGACATACCTTTGAATTTTTAAGAGAGATCGCTCACTTAAGACCGAGAAGTAATACTTTTTCTGCAGTTTTTAGGGTACGTTCTTTAGCTGCTTTTGCAATTCACCAATTTTTCCAGGAGAGAGGCTTTGTTTACACCCATACACCGATCATCACTGGCAGCGATGCAGAAGGTGCTGGTGAAATGTTTAGAATTACAACCTTAGATCCTAAAAACCCTGGGCTGAACGAAGCTGGTGAGGTTGACTTTACAAAGGACTTCTTTGGTAAGGAAACCAGCTTAACCGTTAGTGGACAATTACAAGGAGAAGCCTATGCACTGGCTTTTAGAAACATCTATACTTTCGGACCAACTTTTAGAGCAGAAAACTCTCATACAGCGCGACATGCTTCAGAGTTTTGGATGATTGAACCTGAGATCGCCTTTGCGGACTTACAGGATAACATGGAATTAGCAGAAGAAATGCTAAAATACATTATTAACTATGTCATGGAAAATGCACCTGAGGAAATGGAGTTCTTCAATAGCTTCGTTGATAAAGGATTGTTGGATCGATTAAACAATGTAGCAACTTCTGACTTTGGCAGGGTAACCTATACAGAGGCAATCGAAATCTTACAGAAATCTGGTGAAACCTTCGAATACCCTGTAGCGTGGGGTACCGATTTACAAACAGAGCATGAAAGATATCTAACTGAAAAGGTATTTAAAAAACCTGTATTTGTAACGGACTATCCAAAAGATATTAAAGCTTTCTATATGAAGCTGAATGAAGATGGAAAAACCGTTGCAGCTATGGACCTACTAGTACCTGGTATTGGAGAAATTATTGGTGGAAGCCAAAGAGAAGATAATTTAGCGCTATTAGAAGAGAGAATGGATGCCATGGGTCTGGACAAAGAAGAGTACTGGTGGTACTTAGAGCTTAGAAAATATGGTAGCGCAAGACATGCTGGATACGGACTAGGCTTTGAAAGAGCGATTATGTATTTAACAGGAATGTCCAATATCAGAGACGTAATATCCTTCCCAAGAACACCAAAATCAGCAGAATTTTAA
- a CDS encoding ABC transporter substrate-binding protein, with translation MKGKKGISLALVLMVSTGLFGCNQSKETKGHALGKTTEEISRTIEVIGADYPLTIKDTTTDETVLEKVPEKVAVISGTPLSIWYDLGGKSICSSDISENVKLVEGYEEEIKSLPSVGPVYSIDMERIVSEKPDLIIAQYGTQGTHAKKLREMGFNVIVTNVKTYKDVVDTYIAFGKILKSEESANKRIAELEQKKAEIISKLPDQETSVVILYVTANALSVKLNNSIAGDVSNVLKLRNIASGLPVDTIGSENTPLDIEYIVQENPDYVFVTSMIASNEAAKKTMEEHFASNPAWRSIPAITEGRVIYLPQEHFLFNSGPYYSEAIEYVARSIYPEIYGEVDGWYGK, from the coding sequence ATGAAGGGAAAGAAAGGTATAAGCTTAGCTTTAGTGCTTATGGTATCTACAGGTTTATTTGGATGTAATCAGAGCAAAGAAACAAAGGGACATGCTCTAGGTAAAACGACAGAAGAAATAAGCAGGACCATAGAAGTTATAGGAGCGGATTATCCCCTCACAATAAAAGATACGACAACGGATGAAACCGTATTGGAAAAAGTGCCTGAAAAAGTGGCTGTTATTTCTGGAACACCATTGAGTATTTGGTATGACTTGGGTGGAAAGTCTATATGCAGCTCTGATATATCGGAAAATGTGAAGCTGGTGGAGGGATATGAAGAGGAAATCAAAAGCTTACCAAGTGTAGGGCCTGTCTATTCCATTGATATGGAACGGATTGTATCGGAAAAACCAGACTTGATTATTGCACAATATGGAACACAGGGAACCCATGCAAAGAAGCTGAGAGAAATGGGCTTCAATGTAATTGTTACCAATGTGAAAACATACAAGGATGTAGTAGATACCTATATCGCCTTTGGGAAAATACTAAAGTCAGAAGAATCAGCAAATAAGAGAATTGCAGAGCTAGAGCAGAAGAAAGCTGAAATCATTTCGAAACTACCGGATCAAGAAACTTCAGTAGTAATCCTATATGTTACAGCCAATGCTTTATCCGTAAAATTGAATAATAGCATTGCAGGGGATGTATCGAATGTATTAAAGCTTAGAAATATTGCTTCTGGATTGCCAGTGGATACCATTGGTTCTGAAAATACACCGCTGGACATCGAATATATTGTACAGGAAAATCCAGACTATGTATTTGTCACCAGTATGATTGCTAGTAATGAAGCAGCAAAGAAAACCATGGAAGAACATTTCGCAAGTAATCCAGCATGGAGAAGTATACCAGCTATTACAGAAGGGCGGGTGATTTATCTGCCACAGGAGCATTTTCTATTTAATTCAGGCCCTTATTATAGTGAAGCTATAGAGTATGTAGCAAGAAGTATATACCCTGAAATTTATGGAGAGGTAGATGGATGGTATGGAAAGTAA
- a CDS encoding DEAD/DEAH box helicase: protein MKSEFLNLGIIEEIVEPLRAEGIVEPTPIQRESIPVALQGKDIIAQAQTGTGKTFAFMLPILQKINKNQKDVQALILAPTRELALQITTEAKKIAKGLDVNVLAVYGGQDVEKQIHKLKGGMHVVIATPGRLLDHLRRGTMHLKAVNQLVLDEADQMLTMGFLEEVEYIIKKTPQNRQLMLYSATIPKGIRALTNRYMKNPVEIRIHSNKVTLDEIKQLVVETTDRHKQEALMHMIKQENPFLAIVFCRTKRRVKTLSDALIEKGFSCDELHGDMTQAKREKVMKEFRNAKLQILVATDVAARGIDVEGITHVFNYDIPQDVEGYIHRIGRTGRAGDKGMAITFAAPKDRDSLAMIERGINQKIVKITFKPEGRVESIEETFEREAKKREERKNKDNKFKDNQRKNGDKNSAKGRKTESKRYDSNKNDKNDSKGNRSGNYGKGRENAGPNSRKGSSRRGNR, encoded by the coding sequence ATGAAATCAGAGTTTTTAAATTTAGGAATTATAGAAGAAATAGTAGAGCCCCTAAGGGCAGAGGGGATTGTAGAGCCGACGCCGATCCAAAGAGAATCCATCCCAGTTGCGCTACAGGGAAAAGATATTATTGCGCAGGCACAGACCGGTACGGGAAAAACATTTGCTTTCATGCTGCCAATCCTACAAAAGATCAATAAGAATCAAAAAGATGTACAGGCTTTAATCCTTGCACCTACAAGAGAATTAGCCCTTCAAATTACGACAGAGGCTAAAAAAATAGCGAAGGGATTGGATGTTAACGTTCTTGCTGTTTATGGTGGGCAGGACGTAGAAAAACAGATTCATAAACTAAAGGGTGGAATGCATGTTGTCATCGCTACACCAGGTAGATTATTAGATCATTTAAGAAGAGGAACCATGCACTTAAAGGCAGTGAATCAGCTGGTTTTAGATGAAGCCGATCAAATGCTAACCATGGGATTTTTAGAAGAGGTAGAGTATATTATTAAAAAGACGCCACAAAATAGACAACTGATGCTTTATTCTGCTACGATCCCGAAAGGAATCAGAGCTTTAACCAATCGATATATGAAAAATCCCGTAGAAATACGAATTCATAGCAATAAGGTTACATTGGATGAGATCAAACAGCTTGTAGTAGAGACTACGGATCGACATAAACAAGAAGCTTTAATGCATATGATCAAACAGGAAAATCCTTTCCTAGCCATTGTTTTTTGCCGTACAAAGCGTAGAGTGAAGACACTGAGCGATGCGTTAATAGAAAAGGGCTTCTCCTGTGATGAGCTTCACGGGGATATGACTCAGGCAAAGAGAGAAAAGGTCATGAAAGAGTTTAGGAATGCCAAACTACAGATATTAGTAGCTACAGATGTTGCAGCAAGAGGAATTGACGTTGAAGGGATCACTCATGTATTCAACTATGATATCCCTCAGGATGTAGAGGGTTATATCCATCGTATCGGTAGAACCGGTCGTGCAGGAGATAAAGGTATGGCCATTACCTTTGCGGCACCAAAGGATCGAGATTCTTTAGCTATGATCGAGAGAGGGATCAATCAGAAGATTGTAAAAATTACATTTAAGCCAGAGGGAAGAGTTGAGTCCATAGAAGAGACCTTTGAAAGAGAAGCAAAGAAAAGGGAAGAGAGAAAAAATAAGGATAATAAATTTAAAGACAATCAAAGAAAAAATGGGGATAAAAACTCTGCCAAGGGTAGAAAAACAGAAAGTAAGAGATATGACAGCAATAAAAATGATAAGAACGACAGCAAAGGCAATAGAAGTGGGAATTATGGTAAAGGTAGAGAAAATGCTGGACCTAATTCGAGAAAGGGTAGCTCAAGAAGAGGAAACAGGTAA